The Aeromicrobium yanjiei genome includes a region encoding these proteins:
- a CDS encoding cyclase family protein, with amino-acid sequence MSDALLDAVLGGVDVVDLGRQLRVGMPQSPNHPQFWHTLPRRHGDMVRADGGSAANDMITTGTHVGTHIDALAHVSHDGEMFGGVDAMAAGVGGKYDELGVHTIAPMMRRGVLLDVPAVLGVDVCEGGYEITVADLESAAEHAGVEVGEGDVVLIRSGWGSLFADGAPYVGGPSGVPGIGEAGAQWLAERRVHAAGADTIAFERLAPGGGHALLPAHRVLLVESGIYIIEALDLEQLAARRRYEFTFVLIPLNIYGATGSPVRPLAVTSA; translated from the coding sequence ATGAGCGACGCCCTCCTCGATGCGGTCCTGGGTGGGGTCGACGTGGTCGACCTGGGACGACAGCTCCGCGTCGGCATGCCGCAGTCGCCCAACCACCCCCAGTTCTGGCACACCCTGCCCCGGCGGCACGGCGACATGGTCCGCGCCGACGGCGGCAGCGCCGCGAACGACATGATCACGACCGGGACGCACGTCGGCACCCACATCGATGCACTGGCACACGTGTCCCACGACGGCGAGATGTTCGGCGGGGTCGATGCGATGGCTGCGGGCGTGGGCGGCAAGTACGACGAGCTCGGCGTGCACACGATCGCGCCGATGATGCGGCGTGGCGTCCTGCTCGACGTCCCGGCGGTGCTGGGCGTCGACGTGTGCGAGGGCGGCTACGAGATCACCGTCGCCGACCTGGAGTCGGCGGCCGAGCACGCGGGCGTCGAGGTGGGTGAGGGCGACGTGGTCCTCATCCGCAGCGGCTGGGGGAGCCTGTTCGCCGACGGTGCTCCCTACGTGGGCGGGCCCAGCGGCGTGCCGGGCATCGGCGAGGCCGGTGCGCAGTGGCTCGCGGAGCGGCGCGTCCACGCGGCCGGTGCCGACACGATCGCGTTCGAGCGGCTCGCCCCGGGCGGCGGCCACGCCCTGCTGCCGGCGCACCGCGTGCTGCTCGTCGAGAGCGGCATCTACATCATCGAGGCGCTCGACCTTGAGCAGCTGGCGGCACGGCGCCGGTACGAGTTCACGTTCGTGCTCATCCCGCTCAACATCTACGGAGCCACCGGCTCGCCGGTGCGTCCTCTCGCGGTGACGTCGGCATGA
- a CDS encoding MmgE/PrpD family protein, producing MSGPTLAEQIAAFAVATTYDALPADVVESVGMRVLDTLGIAVAAADLDTSRAARSWARDQAGGGPASAVGVAEPLPANLAAFVNGVLAHSLDYDDTHLPSVLHPSATVVPAALAAAQAHGADGRALVRGIAIGLEVCVRLGMAGYDTRTKNSTFFENGQHATSICGAMGGAVAAAVIGGASAKAITDTMGVAASMASGIIEANRTGGTVKRIHCGWAAHAAISAASLVEYGITGPPTVLEGRFGFFQSWLHGNYDPAQVSADLGTAWSVPGIFVKPYPANHFTHAAVDAAAALRAAGVTPDAVRRLTLGVPSPNLRTIGEPIEVKRAPETGYMAQFSGPYAVAVGLLGGHGLGAGLEDYTDALAQDPARRALMAKVDVVADAQCTEIFPHQFPAVLTAELDDGRVLVEKVLTTRGGPDRPLSFDEIVAKFATNAGRQLDDAAVSTLADLCRDLAGASTMDALLRPLTAIDA from the coding sequence ATGAGCGGCCCCACGCTGGCCGAGCAGATCGCCGCATTCGCGGTCGCGACGACCTACGACGCGCTGCCCGCCGACGTCGTGGAGAGCGTCGGGATGCGCGTCCTGGACACGCTCGGGATCGCTGTCGCCGCCGCCGACCTCGACACCAGCCGTGCGGCCCGGTCGTGGGCGCGCGACCAGGCAGGCGGCGGCCCGGCCTCGGCGGTGGGCGTCGCGGAGCCGTTGCCGGCCAACCTGGCCGCGTTCGTCAACGGGGTGCTCGCGCACTCGCTCGACTACGACGACACCCACCTCCCGTCGGTGCTGCACCCGAGCGCGACCGTCGTCCCCGCGGCCCTCGCCGCAGCCCAGGCCCACGGGGCGGACGGTCGCGCGCTCGTGCGAGGCATCGCGATCGGCCTCGAGGTCTGCGTCCGTCTCGGCATGGCGGGCTACGACACCAGGACGAAGAACTCGACCTTCTTCGAGAACGGTCAGCACGCCACCTCCATCTGCGGCGCGATGGGCGGGGCCGTCGCGGCAGCCGTGATCGGCGGAGCCTCGGCCAAGGCGATCACCGACACGATGGGCGTCGCGGCGTCGATGGCGTCGGGCATCATCGAGGCCAACCGCACGGGCGGCACGGTGAAACGCATCCACTGCGGCTGGGCGGCCCATGCGGCGATCTCCGCCGCGAGCCTCGTCGAGTACGGGATCACCGGACCCCCGACGGTGCTCGAGGGTCGGTTCGGGTTCTTCCAGTCCTGGCTGCACGGCAACTACGATCCGGCCCAGGTCAGCGCCGACCTCGGCACGGCGTGGTCCGTGCCGGGGATCTTCGTCAAGCCCTATCCGGCCAACCACTTCACGCACGCGGCGGTCGACGCTGCGGCAGCGCTGCGCGCCGCGGGAGTCACCCCGGACGCCGTCCGGCGCCTGACCCTGGGCGTGCCCTCCCCGAACCTGCGGACGATCGGCGAGCCCATCGAGGTCAAGCGGGCACCGGAGACCGGCTACATGGCCCAGTTCAGCGGGCCGTACGCAGTCGCGGTGGGCCTGCTCGGCGGTCACGGACTCGGAGCCGGGCTGGAGGACTACACCGATGCGCTCGCGCAGGATCCGGCACGCCGCGCCCTCATGGCGAAGGTCGACGTGGTCGCCGACGCGCAGTGCACCGAGATCTTCCCCCACCAGTTCCCCGCGGTCCTGACGGCCGAGCTCGACGACGGGCGCGTCCTGGTGGAGAAGGTGCTGACCACCCGCGGTGGGCCCGATCGACCGTTGTCGTTCGATGAGATCGTCGCCAAGTTCGCGACCAATGCAGGACGTCAGCTCGACGACGCGGCGGTCTCCACCCTGGCCGACCTCTGTCGAGACCTGGCCGGAGCATCCACGATGGACGCGCTCCTTCGACCCCTCACCGCGATCGACGCGTGA
- a CDS encoding dihydroorotase, with translation MPEFDLLITNAQVVRPGHEAPERLDVGIKDGRFAALETDLDPARATEVLDAGGKHLFPGAVDVHQHWGIYNELGEDAASESQASAQGGVTSGITYMRTGAYYLNRSGPYREIFPDVLAATDSRAYIDYGFHIAPILAEHIDEIPYLIESGVPSFKVFMFYGSHGLHGRSSDQGSFLMLPEDESYDIAHFEFIMRGLQKAREDGRFAADRDHISLSLHCETAEIMRAYTKLVEADGTLSGLEAYSASRPPHSEGLAITIASYLAHETELPNINLLHLTSRKAIEAAMMMQATFPHIDFRREVTVGHLLADFNTANLGGKVNPPLRSREDVEALWDHVLAGNFSWVTSDHACCKDETKFGEPRDDVFVAKSGFGGTEYLLPGMISEGRKRGLSYNAIAELTARNPADRFGLANKGDLKVGYDADFSLVDDDVEYVVRAADSVSTQEYTPFEGFELTAKVTDTYLRGEAVWADGAIVGEPRGTFQRRSGS, from the coding sequence ATGCCTGAATTCGATCTGCTGATCACCAACGCCCAGGTCGTCCGGCCCGGCCACGAGGCGCCCGAGCGTCTTGACGTCGGGATCAAGGACGGACGCTTCGCCGCACTCGAGACCGATCTGGACCCGGCCCGTGCCACGGAGGTGCTCGATGCGGGGGGCAAGCACCTGTTCCCAGGTGCGGTCGACGTCCACCAGCACTGGGGCATCTACAACGAGCTGGGGGAGGACGCCGCGAGCGAGAGCCAGGCGTCAGCCCAGGGTGGTGTCACGTCGGGAATCACCTACATGCGCACGGGCGCCTACTACCTCAACCGCTCGGGCCCCTACCGGGAGATCTTCCCCGACGTGCTCGCCGCGACCGACAGCCGCGCGTACATCGACTACGGCTTCCACATCGCGCCGATCCTGGCCGAGCACATCGACGAGATCCCGTACCTCATCGAATCCGGCGTCCCGTCGTTCAAGGTGTTCATGTTCTACGGCAGCCACGGACTGCACGGACGCTCGAGCGACCAGGGGTCGTTCCTGATGCTCCCCGAGGACGAGTCGTACGACATCGCGCACTTCGAGTTCATCATGCGCGGCCTGCAGAAGGCGCGTGAGGACGGGCGCTTCGCCGCCGATCGTGACCACATCTCGCTGTCGCTGCACTGCGAGACTGCCGAGATCATGCGCGCCTACACCAAGCTGGTCGAGGCGGACGGCACGCTGAGCGGGCTCGAGGCATACAGCGCCTCGCGCCCGCCGCACTCCGAGGGCCTCGCGATCACGATCGCGTCGTATCTCGCGCACGAGACCGAGCTGCCCAACATCAACCTGCTGCACCTGACCTCCCGCAAGGCGATCGAGGCCGCGATGATGATGCAGGCGACGTTCCCGCACATCGACTTCCGCCGCGAGGTCACGGTGGGCCACCTGCTCGCCGACTTCAACACCGCCAACCTGGGCGGCAAGGTCAACCCGCCGCTGCGCTCGCGCGAGGACGTCGAGGCCTTGTGGGACCACGTCCTGGCCGGTAATTTCTCGTGGGTCACGTCCGACCACGCGTGCTGCAAGGACGAGACGAAGTTCGGCGAGCCCCGCGACGACGTGTTCGTGGCCAAGTCCGGCTTCGGCGGCACCGAGTACCTGCTGCCCGGCATGATCTCCGAGGGACGCAAGCGCGGACTGTCGTACAACGCGATCGCCGAGCTCACCGCCCGCAACCCTGCCGACCGCTTCGGCCTGGCCAACAAGGGTGACCTCAAGGTCGGGTACGACGCGGACTTCAGCCTGGTGGACGACGACGTGGAGTACGTCGTCCGTGCCGCGGACTCGGTGTCCACGCAGGAGTACACGCCGTTCGAGGGCTTCGAGCTGACGGCCAAGGTCACCGACACCTATCTGCGCGGCGAGGCGGTGTGGGCGGACGGCGCGATCGTCGGTGAGCCGCGCGGCACGTTCCAGCGCCGCTCCGGCAGCTGA
- a CDS encoding HpcH/HpaI aldolase/citrate lyase family protein translates to MTGVTGVTRILPRSFLYVPGNRPDLFAKGAAGPADALVLDLEDAVPVPERAAARREVIAWLGGRTPGATGPEVWVRVSPDFLAEDLGAAVRPGVQGLFIAKCSAEHLDAASQMMSALEEERGTSRLDVVGLVETAAAVRDLARIAAHPRLTTLGIGEVDLLGDLRMTRSPRTAAAVDALRTQVVMHCSAAGRAAPVAPTSTDFRDLAAFEDSTHHLLDLGFRSRTAIHPSQIDVIHTATSPSPETLAQAQEIVDQFSRAKGGITLDAQGRLIDAAVVREAVETLARRR, encoded by the coding sequence GTGACCGGCGTGACCGGCGTGACCCGGATCCTGCCGCGCTCGTTCTTGTACGTCCCCGGCAACCGGCCCGACCTCTTCGCGAAGGGCGCGGCAGGCCCGGCGGATGCACTCGTCCTGGACCTCGAGGACGCGGTCCCCGTTCCGGAGCGGGCCGCCGCCCGACGCGAGGTCATCGCGTGGCTGGGCGGGCGCACGCCCGGCGCGACCGGCCCCGAGGTGTGGGTCCGCGTCTCACCGGACTTCCTCGCCGAGGATCTCGGCGCCGCGGTCCGCCCGGGCGTGCAGGGGCTGTTCATCGCGAAGTGCTCGGCCGAGCACCTCGACGCAGCGTCGCAGATGATGTCCGCCCTCGAGGAGGAGCGCGGCACGTCCCGGCTCGACGTCGTGGGCCTGGTCGAGACCGCTGCCGCCGTGCGGGACCTCGCTCGCATCGCCGCCCACCCCCGGCTCACGACGCTCGGCATCGGCGAGGTCGACCTGCTCGGTGATCTGCGGATGACCCGTTCGCCCCGCACCGCGGCCGCGGTCGACGCGCTCCGCACGCAGGTCGTCATGCACTGCTCCGCGGCCGGCCGGGCCGCACCCGTCGCGCCCACGTCCACCGACTTCCGCGACCTGGCGGCGTTCGAGGACAGCACCCACCACCTGCTCGATCTCGGCTTCCGCTCGCGGACCGCGATCCACCCCTCCCAGATCGACGTGATCCACACCGCCACGAGCCCATCCCCCGAGACCCTCGCGCAGGCGCAGGAGATCGTCGATCAGTTCAGCCGGGCCAAAGGTGGCATCACCCTGGACGCCCAGGGTCGCCTGATCGACGCCGCGGTCGTCCGCGAGGCCGTCGAGACGCTGGCCCGGCGGCGCTGA
- a CDS encoding IclR family transcriptional regulator, whose amino-acid sequence MASTTSSRPSSESASGTESADRVADVLVSFTRSDRPLGVSQIARDLGLSKAVVHRILQSLASRSLVQVVPGDVRYALGPTAVGLGTKAWSQLDVRSLAAPTLRGLRDLTRETATLSVLVGNRRIYLDQYESPQEVKMVVEIGPQFPLHSGASSRSILAFLPPAFIDEVIAELVDVRPTTDVEEYRQGLDLVRTQGYATSNNERMTGAASIAAPFFDASGNVLGSISSSGPAARYAELADESHQEHVAEVLSAAHAITQLLQPARS is encoded by the coding sequence ATGGCGTCGACCACTTCCTCACGGCCCTCTTCGGAGAGTGCGAGCGGCACGGAGTCCGCCGATCGCGTCGCGGATGTCCTGGTGTCGTTCACCCGCTCGGACCGGCCCCTCGGCGTCTCCCAGATCGCCCGGGACCTCGGGCTCAGCAAGGCGGTCGTGCACCGCATCCTGCAGTCGCTCGCCTCGCGCTCGCTCGTGCAGGTCGTCCCCGGTGACGTCAGGTACGCCCTCGGGCCGACGGCGGTCGGTCTGGGGACGAAGGCCTGGAGCCAGCTCGACGTGCGCAGCCTGGCCGCCCCCACCCTGCGCGGCCTGCGCGACCTCACACGAGAGACCGCGACGCTCTCGGTCCTCGTGGGCAACCGGCGCATCTACCTGGACCAGTACGAGAGCCCGCAGGAGGTCAAGATGGTGGTCGAGATCGGTCCCCAGTTCCCCCTGCACTCAGGCGCGTCGAGCCGCTCGATCCTGGCCTTCCTCCCCCCGGCCTTCATCGACGAGGTCATCGCCGAGCTGGTGGACGTACGGCCCACCACCGACGTCGAGGAGTACCGGCAGGGCCTCGACCTGGTCCGCACCCAGGGATATGCGACGTCGAACAACGAGCGCATGACCGGAGCCGCCTCGATCGCCGCCCCGTTCTTCGATGCGAGCGGCAACGTGCTCGGCTCGATCAGCTCGTCGGGCCCCGCGGCACGCTATGCCGAGCTCGCCGACGAGTCCCACCAGGAGCACGTCGCCGAGGTGCTGTCAGCCGCACACGCGATCACCCAGCTTCTCCAGCCGGCCCGCTCGTGA
- a CDS encoding ABC transporter substrate-binding protein yields the protein MKKIASVVTALVVAGGLAACSGSDGGSSDSSTITIGSIHPTSGALAGVGGLMDDGAKLAVADINAAGGIKALDGAKLKLSSGDSQGKAEVGQSEAQRLIGDGAVALVGTYQSDVTQNVAAVAERGRVPFVIDVAVDDKILDQGYKYSFRVQPDATSMGTSGAESLAKIGEDSGTPITSVAYLHIEGAFGDSVFKAFEKEAAKQGITAVKEITYPATNFSDATTQVREAAASNPDVIVATGYFPDGVLIAKAVSELKPDIRGLYGIANGAFDDGSFPQASGASGQEVLSANYHYDANSKRVGDIRTRFEKKYGKPMETASILSYQAVEVIAAGLEKSGSDDPEELREAISGIEIDDPLLAFGGPITFDERGQNKNATVIVMQIQDDAVEQVFPKDFATKDLVFPVGSNG from the coding sequence ATGAAGAAGATCGCGAGCGTGGTGACCGCACTGGTCGTCGCCGGAGGGCTGGCAGCGTGCAGCGGCTCGGACGGGGGCTCCTCGGACTCGAGCACCATCACCATCGGATCGATCCACCCCACGTCGGGTGCCCTCGCGGGCGTCGGCGGCCTGATGGACGACGGCGCCAAGCTGGCGGTGGCCGACATCAACGCGGCCGGCGGCATCAAGGCGCTCGACGGCGCCAAGCTGAAGCTGTCGAGCGGTGACAGCCAAGGCAAGGCGGAGGTCGGCCAGAGCGAGGCTCAGCGCCTCATCGGCGACGGTGCCGTCGCGCTCGTCGGCACCTACCAGAGCGACGTGACCCAGAACGTGGCGGCAGTGGCCGAGCGCGGACGCGTCCCGTTCGTGATCGACGTGGCTGTGGACGACAAGATCCTCGACCAGGGCTACAAGTACTCGTTCCGGGTCCAGCCCGATGCGACCAGCATGGGCACCTCCGGCGCCGAGTCGCTCGCCAAGATCGGCGAGGACAGCGGCACGCCGATCACGTCGGTGGCCTACCTGCACATCGAGGGCGCGTTCGGCGACAGCGTGTTCAAGGCGTTCGAGAAGGAGGCTGCGAAGCAGGGCATCACCGCGGTCAAGGAGATCACCTATCCGGCGACCAACTTCTCCGACGCGACCACGCAGGTGCGCGAGGCCGCAGCGTCCAACCCCGATGTCATCGTCGCGACGGGCTACTTCCCCGACGGCGTGCTCATCGCCAAGGCCGTCTCGGAGCTCAAGCCCGACATCCGCGGGCTGTACGGCATCGCCAACGGAGCGTTCGACGACGGATCGTTCCCGCAGGCCTCCGGCGCATCCGGCCAGGAGGTGCTGAGCGCGAACTACCACTACGACGCCAACAGCAAGCGGGTCGGCGACATCCGCACACGCTTCGAGAAGAAGTACGGCAAGCCGATGGAGACGGCGTCGATCCTGTCGTACCAGGCGGTCGAGGTCATTGCGGCGGGGCTGGAGAAGTCGGGTTCGGATGATCCCGAGGAGCTGCGCGAGGCCATCTCCGGCATCGAGATCGACGATCCGCTGCTCGCCTTCGGCGGTCCGATCACGTTCGACGAGCGTGGCCAGAACAAGAACGCCACGGTCATCGTCATGCAGATCCAGGACGACGCCGTCGAGCAGGTCTTCCCGAAGGACTTCGCGACGAAGGACCTGGTGTTCCCGGTGGGCTCGAACGGATGA
- a CDS encoding branched-chain amino acid ABC transporter permease, whose amino-acid sequence MTDTSTGQQAQILRVSTHPTTVVAVTVVLLLAAVYVVGGKDSGLVTQSIVTGVLLGGVYALVSIGLTLIFGVLGVVNFAQGSMLTMSMYIVYALVAGPGIPVYVATLLAIPVMFMFGMFVQQFLLNRLTSTGSHEGPLLVTLGLQLLIANVLLMIFSGRPKSVGTPFDGSFDMFGAIASYSRVIAFVGAVLVGIALTLVLRRTSLGLSIRAVAANAQGAALVGVNVRRVYALTFGIGAASVAVAGGLMTPFTSLTPSVGEQFTILAFVIVVLGGLGSVLGATIGGLIIGLVQTVGALYLPGTGSLILVFAVFVVVLFLRPQGLYGAK is encoded by the coding sequence ATGACCGACACCTCCACCGGGCAGCAGGCCCAGATCCTCAGGGTCTCCACCCACCCCACGACCGTCGTGGCGGTGACTGTCGTCCTCCTGCTCGCCGCGGTGTACGTGGTGGGTGGGAAGGACAGCGGGCTCGTCACGCAGTCGATCGTGACGGGCGTGCTGCTGGGTGGGGTGTACGCGCTCGTCTCGATCGGGCTGACCCTGATCTTCGGTGTGTTGGGCGTCGTCAACTTCGCGCAGGGATCGATGCTGACGATGTCGATGTACATCGTCTACGCACTCGTCGCGGGGCCCGGCATCCCCGTCTACGTCGCGACCCTCCTGGCGATCCCGGTCATGTTCATGTTCGGCATGTTCGTGCAGCAGTTCCTGCTCAACCGGCTGACCTCGACCGGCAGCCACGAGGGCCCCTTGCTCGTGACGCTCGGCCTGCAGCTGCTCATCGCCAACGTGCTCCTGATGATCTTCAGCGGTCGGCCCAAGTCGGTCGGCACTCCGTTCGACGGATCGTTCGACATGTTCGGCGCGATCGCGTCGTACTCCCGCGTCATCGCGTTCGTGGGCGCAGTGCTGGTCGGCATCGCCCTGACCCTCGTCCTGCGGCGCACGTCGCTCGGTCTGTCCATCCGTGCAGTGGCCGCCAACGCGCAGGGTGCCGCCCTGGTCGGCGTCAACGTGCGTCGGGTCTACGCCCTCACGTTCGGCATCGGCGCGGCCAGTGTCGCCGTGGCCGGCGGCCTGATGACCCCGTTCACGAGCCTCACGCCGTCGGTCGGTGAGCAGTTCACGATCCTCGCCTTCGTGATCGTGGTGCTCGGCGGGCTGGGCAGCGTGCTCGGCGCGACGATCGGCGGGCTGATCATCGGACTGGTCCAGACGGTCGGTGCTCTCTACCTGCCCGGCACAGGATCGCTGATCCTGGTGTTCGCGGTCTTCGTCGTGGTGCTCTTCCTGCGCCCCCAAGGTCTGTACGGAGCCAAGTGA
- a CDS encoding branched-chain amino acid ABC transporter permease: MTETSVSSPPAHELPAADDPRLKDTWARRQLIVLVVGVAVLACLPLVLGEQGESVAIRTLIFAIMAVGWNLMSGFGGMFSFGHAAFFGIGAYTGAYLLVDHGISPWISMIVAAVLSAAVGVTIAYLCLRYKLAGSYFALATFAFAQMFLLIVQNLDVLNKTEGFNVEILPSDSWSMLQFQQGSPLYFWIPLAILAVAVLISILYVRSRAGQYAQAVRDDEVAASSLGIDTMRARLIAVALSCGITAVAGVYYTQYYFFVGPEQAFGSAVSVEAIIPAVIGGIGTIWGPVIGAAVVGPLSELVATVLRNPPGFLSFLQGTSGLDVAVYATLLIIIVIVMPKGIFGTIRDRWRS, from the coding sequence ATGACCGAGACCTCTGTTTCGTCACCCCCGGCACACGAGCTGCCGGCGGCGGACGACCCGCGGCTCAAGGACACGTGGGCGCGCCGCCAGCTCATCGTGCTCGTCGTGGGTGTCGCGGTGCTCGCATGCCTGCCGCTGGTCCTGGGCGAGCAGGGCGAGAGCGTCGCGATCCGCACGCTCATCTTCGCGATCATGGCGGTCGGCTGGAACCTCATGAGCGGGTTCGGCGGCATGTTCAGCTTCGGTCACGCGGCCTTCTTCGGCATCGGCGCCTACACGGGTGCCTACCTGCTCGTCGACCACGGCATATCGCCGTGGATCTCGATGATCGTCGCCGCAGTGCTGTCCGCCGCGGTGGGAGTCACGATCGCCTACCTGTGCCTGCGGTACAAGCTCGCGGGCTCGTACTTCGCCCTCGCGACCTTCGCGTTCGCGCAGATGTTCCTCCTGATCGTGCAGAACCTCGACGTCCTGAACAAGACGGAGGGGTTCAACGTGGAGATCCTGCCGAGCGACTCGTGGTCGATGCTGCAGTTCCAGCAGGGCAGCCCGCTGTACTTCTGGATCCCGCTCGCGATCCTCGCGGTCGCGGTGCTGATCTCGATCCTCTACGTGCGCTCACGGGCCGGCCAGTACGCCCAGGCGGTGCGCGACGACGAGGTCGCCGCGTCGTCGCTCGGCATCGACACGATGCGGGCACGCCTCATCGCCGTGGCGCTGAGCTGCGGCATCACGGCGGTCGCCGGCGTCTACTACACGCAGTACTACTTCTTCGTCGGTCCTGAGCAGGCCTTCGGCTCGGCGGTGTCCGTCGAGGCCATCATCCCGGCCGTGATCGGCGGTATCGGCACGATCTGGGGGCCGGTCATCGGCGCGGCTGTCGTGGGCCCCCTGTCGGAGCTCGTGGCGACGGTCCTTCGCAATCCCCCCGGGTTCCTGTCGTTCCTGCAGGGCACGTCGGGGCTCGACGTCGCGGTCTACGCAACGCTGCTCATCATCATCGTGATCGTGATGCCCAAGGGCATCTTCGGCACCATCAGGGATCGGTGGCGCTCATGA
- a CDS encoding ABC transporter ATP-binding protein, protein MSLLEVQGLTKTFAGLTAVSSVDISVEDREFLGIIGPNGAGKTTLFSLLAGSLPPTEGRVVFDGVDVTGWSAQKVARTGLVRTFQLMRPFESMSVLENVTIASLANRSRKDARRHALGVLERVQLAQYAGTSSGSLPTAGLKRLELARALAMEPRMILLDEVLAGLVPAERAPMIELLRDLHADGLSVMFVEHIMAAVMALSERLVVMHDGRVLTQGVPAEVIAEPQVIEAYLGEDYA, encoded by the coding sequence ATGAGCCTGCTCGAAGTGCAAGGACTCACCAAGACGTTCGCGGGGCTCACGGCCGTGAGCTCGGTCGACATCAGCGTCGAGGACCGGGAGTTCCTGGGCATCATCGGACCCAACGGCGCGGGCAAGACCACACTCTTCTCCCTCCTGGCCGGCAGCCTGCCGCCCACCGAGGGCCGGGTCGTGTTCGACGGCGTCGACGTCACCGGCTGGTCGGCGCAGAAGGTCGCCCGGACCGGCCTGGTGCGCACGTTCCAGCTCATGCGGCCGTTCGAGTCGATGTCGGTGCTCGAGAACGTGACCATCGCGTCGCTGGCCAACCGTTCGCGCAAGGACGCCAGGCGTCACGCGCTCGGAGTGCTCGAGCGGGTCCAGCTGGCGCAGTACGCCGGCACGAGCTCGGGCAGCCTGCCGACGGCCGGGCTCAAGCGCCTCGAGCTCGCCCGCGCGCTCGCGATGGAGCCGCGGATGATCCTGCTCGACGAGGTGCTGGCCGGACTCGTCCCGGCCGAGCGGGCGCCCATGATCGAGCTGCTGCGCGATCTGCACGCAGACGGGCTCAGCGTGATGTTCGTCGAGCACATCATGGCTGCGGTGATGGCGCTGTCGGAGCGCCTCGTGGTGATGCACGACGGGCGGGTCCTCACGCAGGGCGTCCCCGCCGAGGTGATCGCCGAGCCCCAGGTGATCGAGGCCTATCTCGGAGAGGACTACGCGTGA
- a CDS encoding ABC transporter ATP-binding protein, protein MLELKNVCAGYRRLEILHDVSLTVGEKEIVSLIGANGAGKTTTLRAVAGIIKATGGEILLGGKPVQSQRADEIVRAGMLHVAQDRALFGDLDVIENLEMGAYSQPRSSIKASLDQVFDLFPILATRRTQRANTMSGGQQQMLAIGRALMARPTCLTLDEPSVGLAPNLAAQVITAITQIRDTGVTVLIVEQNASQALAISDRAYVIESGAIVLEGSGAELADDPRVRAAYLGT, encoded by the coding sequence ATGCTCGAGCTGAAGAACGTGTGCGCGGGCTACCGCCGCCTGGAGATCTTGCACGACGTCAGCCTGACGGTCGGCGAGAAGGAGATCGTGTCCCTCATCGGCGCCAACGGTGCCGGCAAGACGACCACGTTGCGTGCGGTCGCGGGCATCATCAAGGCGACCGGTGGCGAGATCCTGCTGGGCGGCAAGCCGGTGCAGTCGCAGCGGGCCGACGAGATCGTCCGGGCCGGCATGCTGCACGTGGCGCAGGACAGGGCGCTCTTCGGAGACCTCGACGTGATCGAGAACCTGGAGATGGGCGCCTACTCGCAGCCCCGGTCGAGCATCAAGGCATCGCTGGACCAGGTGTTCGACCTGTTCCCGATCCTCGCGACGAGGCGGACCCAGAGAGCCAACACGATGTCGGGCGGTCAGCAGCAGATGCTGGCGATCGGCCGGGCGCTCATGGCACGTCCGACGTGCCTGACGCTCGACGAGCCCTCGGTGGGACTTGCGCCCAACCTCGCGGCACAGGTGATCACCGCGATCACGCAGATCCGCGACACCGGGGTCACCGTGCTGATCGTGGAGCAGAACGCCTCGCAGGCGCTGGCGATCTCCGACCGGGCGTACGTCATCGAGAGCGGCGCGATCGTGCTGGAGGGCTCGGGTGCCGAGCTCGCCGACGATCCGCGGGTCCGCGCGGCCTACCTGGGCACCTGA
- a CDS encoding muconolactone Delta-isomerase, with the protein MAEFLVHIEIEWPPERSQDERESIFAAELVQGQRLAHAGRLRRLWRVPGRWANWSLYDVPDATVLHEALTSLPLYPWMNIEVHALAEHPNDPRALGIEPPAPTKETA; encoded by the coding sequence ATGGCGGAGTTCCTCGTCCACATCGAGATCGAGTGGCCCCCTGAACGCTCCCAGGACGAGCGGGAGAGCATCTTCGCCGCCGAGCTCGTCCAGGGCCAGCGCCTCGCGCACGCCGGCCGGCTCCGCCGGTTGTGGCGGGTGCCGGGGAGGTGGGCCAACTGGAGCCTGTACGACGTGCCCGACGCCACCGTCCTGCACGAAGCGCTCACCTCGCTGCCGCTCTACCCCTGGATGAACATCGAGGTCCACGCGCTGGCCGAGCACCCCAACGATCCACGCGCCCTCGGCATCGAGCCGCCCGCCCCGACGAAGGAGACAGCATGA